One segment of Drosophila ananassae strain 14024-0371.13 chromosome 3R, ASM1763931v2, whole genome shotgun sequence DNA contains the following:
- the LOC6504182 gene encoding uncharacterized protein LOC6504182: protein MYDGTKYFARSLDSYHPSQSEVSVETDPNNPIKYGMVKYPTCDEELLNTGATSPLGESEDIGSPQTSKENIEVEKLIRKVPYEPQIMIIYEAGDIHSALHFLIDSAQNPFDRNAIAMVFIEEKIIEEVVQQILSKLKPLSDFATQHHNFWDSVEYIKTEELKSVTVNDDEKTFPVFVYDITHEKLGNEQTGVITLHSFTKNEEIIEKYEKETLSFKSVCSWNETLDGVYEIVAAFKCPYFYINCCNVNLGPIQNSLNAGKNDVVFEDGFHYETITIYTLFKLIVFPIGDAIVAKPSASAKEVEPISFLEP, encoded by the coding sequence ATGTACGACGGTACCAAGTACTTTGCACGTTCACTTGATTCCTATCATCCATCTCAATCGGAAGTATCTGTGGAAACTGATCCCAATAACCCCATCAAATATGGAATGGTTAAATACCCGACATGTGATGAAGAATTGCTCAACACGGGAGCAACATCGCCGCTCGGAGAATCCGAGGACATCGGGTCCCCGCAAACAAGTAAAGAGAATATTGAGGTCGAAAAGTTGATAAGAAAGGTTCCATACGAACCccaaataatgattatttacGAAGCCGGGGATATTCACAGTGCCTTGCATTTTCTCATTGATTCGGCTCAGAATCCCTTTGACAGAAATGCAATTGCCATGGTGTTCATAGAGGAGAAGATTATCGAGGAGGTTGTTCAACAAATTCTCAGCAAATTAAAACCACTCTCAGACTTTGCGACACAACACCACAATTTCTGGGACAGTGTTGAATATATAAAGACAGAAGAACTAAAGAGTGTCACTGTTAATGATGATGAGAAAACTTTCCCGGTTTTTGTGTACGACATCACCCACGAAAAGCTGGGAAATGAACAAACTGGGGTCATAACCCTGCATTCTTTCACCAAAAACGAGGAGATCATCGAAAAGTACGAGAAGGAAACTCTGTCCTTCAAGTCGGTCTGCTCGTGGAACGAAACCCTCGACGGAGTCTACGAAATTGTAGCTGCATTCAAGTGTCCTTATTTCTACATCAACTGCTGCAATGTGAACTTGGGCCCGATTCAGAACTCACTTAATGCTGGAAAAAATGATGTGGTCTTCGAAGACGGATTCCACTACGAAACTATAACCATATACACGCTCTTCAAGCTCATTGTATTTCCGATTGGAGATGCAATTGTGGCCAAGCCCTCGGCTTCCGCCAAAGAGGTAGAACCCATCAGCTTCTTGGAGCCGTGA